In Hippoglossus stenolepis isolate QCI-W04-F060 chromosome 13, HSTE1.2, whole genome shotgun sequence, a single genomic region encodes these proteins:
- the il17d gene encoding interleukin-17D, whose amino-acid sequence MARPLRVLLLLLLHLSVLQLCRAAAAGRVRKKASRTRTCTDLPEEILEQMFGRLSVGVMSAFHHALQLEPQDKLNRTCPSTARPSPAESKTRLPVNLLSISPWAYRLSYDSTRYPRYIPEAYCLCKGCLMGEESHQFRSTPVYAPTVILRRTGSCVGGRHSYTEIYVSVAVGCTCVPLLQKERDAHSSNQSLERAGPKARRPLMSAGKKV is encoded by the exons ATGGCGCGTCCGCTCcgcgtcctgctgctgctgctgctgcacttgtCGGTGCTGCAGCTGTGCCGGGCGGCAGCGGCGGGTCGGGTGCGGAAGAAGGCCTCCAGGACCCGGACCTGCACGGACCTGCCGGAGGAGATCCTGGAGCAGATGTTCGGGCGGCTCTCGGTGGGAGTGATGAGCGCCTTCCATCACGCGCTGCAGCTGGAGCCGCAGGACAAACTGAACCGGACCTGCCCGAGCACCGCGCGACCGTCCCCGGCCGAGAGCAAGACCCGCCTCCCGGTCAACCTGCTCAGCATCTCCCCCTGGGCCTACAG gctCTCGTACGACTCCACCAGGTACCCCCGCTACATCCCTGAGGCCTACTGCCTGTGTAAGGGCTGCCTGATGGGAGAGGAGAGCCACCAGTTCCGCAGCACCCCGGTCTACGCTCCCACCGTCATCCTGAGGAGAACGGGCTCCTGTGTCGGAGGCCGCCATTCCTACACCGAGATCTATGTCTCTGTGGCCGTGGGCTGCACCTGTGTGCCgctgctgcagaaagagagggacGCACACAGCAGCAACCAGAGCCTGGAGAGAGCAGGGCCTAAAGCCAGGAGGCCGCTCATGTCTGCAGGGAAGAAAGTGTGA
- the eef1akmt1 gene encoding EEF1A lysine methyltransferase 1 codes for MTDSDEDGPPALSADSLAALQEFYKESRTDYIKCLSEQFSVGEVEEDWRMSQFWYTEETATLLAEEVVREAGEGGRVVCVSAPSVYQKLKQGVVDGSDRVAAVVLEYDRRFATYGDDFIFYDYKQPLSLPASVAPQSFDVVLADPPYLSEECLSKVAKTIKYLSKGKVLLCTGAMMENLAKELLGVNKCSFLPQHNRNLSNEFRCFVNYPSVLLSS; via the exons atgactgacagtgatgaagatgGCCCCCCCGCCCTGTCAGCTGACTCTCTGGCGGCCCTGCAGGAGTTTTACAAGGAGTCCAGAACGGATTATATCAAGTGTCTGTCAGAGCAGTTCAGtgtgggggaggtggaggaggactgG CGGATGAGTCAGTTCTGGTACACTGAAGAAACAGCGACTCTATTAGCTGAGGAGGTCGTACGAGAagcaggagagggaggcag GGTCGTGTGTGTGAGCGCGCCCAGTGTGTACCAGAAGCTGAAGCAGGGCGTGGTGGACGGCTCAGACCGGGTGGCCGCTGTCGTTTTGGAGTACGACCGCCGCTTCGCCACCTACGGAGACGACTTCATCTTCTACGACTACAAGCAGCCGCTGTCTTTGCCGGCCAGCGTGGCTCCTCAGAGCTTCGACGTGGTCCTGGCCGACCCCCCGTACCTGTCCGAGGAGTGTCTGAGCAAAGTGGCCAAAACCATCAAGTACCTGAGTAAAGGCAAAGTGCTGCTGTGCACAG GAGCCATGATGGAGAATCTGGCCAAAGAGCTTCTGGGTGTAAACAAGTGCAGCTTCCTGCCGCAGCACAACAGAAACTTGTCCAATGAGTTCCGCTGCTTCGTCAACTATCCGTCTGTCCTGCTGAGCAGCTGA